The Capsicum annuum cultivar UCD-10X-F1 chromosome 3, UCD10Xv1.1, whole genome shotgun sequence genomic sequence TATGGTGTGGCGTTTGATGTGATTTGGTTATGGAACTCACTGTGGAAAtggagacatcttaacccatagGTTAGGATTTTGCCAAATACGATTCAAAGTGTGTGAGTTTATCATGAAGATCTTCAAATGAGATGCAGGTATCACGGGCCTTAATAGAAGCAGTTATTTCCTTGTAATTAGGGCCAACTCCATTCAGGGTATAGAGAATGAGATCGCCTTGTATAGAAGAACCAGCAAGAGAAAAATTGTTTGCCATAGTGCAGATCAGTTGAAGATACTCAGATATAGTTTGTTCACCTCGTTGAATCACAGAGAGATGTTCTTTGAGAGacataattcatgattaggatTTGTTTGCATATGTTTTctgtattattttccttgcttCATGAGAAGTCGAGGAAGCAGCTATGAATGGTACAACAGCCTCAGAAACCATGGCCACGATGGCAGGACGGAGCAATTTGTCTTGTCTTGTTTGAAAATTGGTTTCATCATCAGAAACTTGCACGGAGCAAGTGATATAGCCCATGAGATTGTATCCAATGAGAAGAGAGTGTAACTTGGATTTCCATGAAACAAAATTGGTGGAAGTCATTTTCAATGGTAATTGTGCGACAGCTTTGATGCATACAAGCACCTCACTCGAGTTTGATGTTATGTTGGAGTGTTGGTGATTGTAGCACGAAATGAGCTATCTGGTGTCATTGGATCAGTAGCCATGgcgtaagaaaagaaaaaacgaaGGTTGGATTGAGATTGCAGTTAAGCGAAGGTTGTATCTTATACCATATAAGAGATATGAGAGAATAAGAATTTTGTATTCCTTTGTTGTAGATTACAAGTACATATAATACACAGCTAGAATCTCATACAATTCCTAAAATCAAGTGATTTGATCTATGAGAATCAATTACTATTACTAATCTAATTTGATTGTTGCTTTTATGGGATTCTGATTGAGTGCTTTGCTACATGATTTATTATGATCTTGTGAATATCCAATATCATTAACATCATCTTTCTGATGCATGAATAAACattgttttgatatttaagaTAGCAAATTATATTATCAATAACAATCCTTTCTCTTTGGTAGTGTTAGTATAATATGTAGGGATAAAATGATAATCCAACTTTCAACTTTAGGGTGTTTCCACGTTCAATATAACTAGCCATTAAATCTTTGTGGCTATAAAATCATATCATTGTGTCTAGTACGATGGAATGCTTCCTTGAAGACATTTTTTTGGTGCTTGATATGATGATGAAAGTCATCAACCCTAAAAGGAGTAAAATGATTTACCTCACTTATAGGCGAAAATCATTTCCGTTACAGCTATCCTAACCTTAATCTTCATGTTACTACCATTAATATCTAGTACCCAAAAGCTCATCAAACAATCTCCAGATACAACATTTGATCTTTAAATATAGAAATTTttgcttgaaattttttttcatcatGACTCACCAACTAAAAACCAAAAACAATTTCTaggaaaatatatcaaaatttaaatacgCACActataagggtaaaataaaaaagacaaaagttaaattattttcaaagataAAAGATGTCATTCTTGTTAAAAAGAGTAAATAAAACTCGAAACAATGTCacataaatttgaacaaaaagagtAGTAATTGAACGAGTAAACAAATCTACACGCTACCAAAGCGGAAGAAAGTGACTCATACAGTGAAGCAAAAAACAACATATAACAGAAAAAAGGAATAACATTACATGGCATTAATTTTCAGTCTCAAAATCATCTAGCTGACTAAAAAGATCTAAAACAAAACAAGTTCACTAACTTCCAAATATCAACAAGCATGTTTGCAAAAACTGACCCTTTCTGTCTCTGTGTTTCACAAGTTATCTGACCAATCGTACTGTGTCTTTTGTATATTCCATAATCGCCAAGACAGCATAatacgaaaataaaaaaagatatgctATTCCTTTTTAATGCAGCAAATAAAATCCAGAGTGGACAGTTGAGTGCCATCCGATATTGTAGCTAGCTAAAATCCTGAGAATCATCTAATATTTTTCCCTGATTCGAAAGCTTTTGCTTATCAACCGGTATTCCTACCTTTTTTACAAGCATGCCCTTCACATTCTTCACCAACTCGTACCTGTCAACATCAAGCATTAGGCTTCCACCTCAATATTACACTGATGTAATAATTTCTTCGAATCTTCCAGTCTCTCATTTCCCAAATACAGATCCATATCATCCATTGAATTGCCAAGTTTGCTCTCAATAATTGTTTTAACGTCGCAAACAGTTGAGGCAATGCTGATTTCTATTTTTACTAGTTCGGGTTTTGGCATTATCACAGGAATAAACAACTTCTCTACACGATTGAAAACCATATGAATGGTTGATCCACCATCGATGTTGTAATAACCTAAGGTTTTGTCAActtcaagaaaattattttcatggaAAAGAGAGAACCTGTGCGTGTTTATTTTCTCTTTGGTCCCAATCCTAGATTTGATGTCACGGATAGTATCATTAATCCTTGAATAAACCATAATTGTACCTTCAATATAGGGTCTCTTCATCAATAAAATCCTTGGGACTGAATCTTCAACATAAGCATGAAGGGTAGAGTTCTTGATAATGGGGTAATCGACTAACTTCTGTTCGTCCATAAGCCTTACACCTTTTATAAATAGTTGCTGAAGACATTCCGGTATGCCCTCCTTGTCATGTAATAAAACTTTGACCTTTCCGATACTATCTGATTCCTTAACTTTTAAAGCGACCGTTTTAATGACCTTCAAGTAGATTGTCATCTGCAAGAggataaacaaaacaaaatatcattcataatggCGTAATTTTCGCCAAGAAAATGAAATTTAACGTGCATTAACATGTATTGCGACAAAATCATTAAAATGTACCTCTACCCCTCCATCAAGGATTTGCCAGTCCTCCTTACAAGTAATAACAACTTTCTCAACCCAAAACACATCTTTATTAGTATGGACATGTGAGAATTTCAACTCTTATACTCAAAGGAACTCTTTCAGTTCATATTTATTAGTAAATATGACGGCAAAGAACATATGTCCACCATGGATTTGCCagtccttctcctcctccttccTCTTCTTCTCAATTTGTAAAGACTATTCCCTAGGTTCCATCaagagaaagaaaagatgacATACAGgcttcacaaaagagaaaaggac encodes the following:
- the LOC107865152 gene encoding ubiquitin-NEDD8-like protein RUB2, which codes for MREAQRFVPLGGAFIFYYLDSLEPLLVLFSFVKPMTIYLKVIKTVALKVKESDSIGKVKVLLHDKEGIPECLQQLFIKGVRLMDEQKLVDYPIIKNSTLHAYVEDSVPRILLMKRPYIEGTIMVYSRINDTIRDIKSRIGTKEKINTHRFSLFHENNFLEVDKTLGYYNIDGGSTIHMVFNRVEKLFIPVIMPKPELVKIEISIASTVCDVKTIIESKLGNSMDDMDLYLGNERLEDSKKLLHQCNIEVEA